The following are from one region of the Dreissena polymorpha isolate Duluth1 chromosome 2, UMN_Dpol_1.0, whole genome shotgun sequence genome:
- the LOC127869255 gene encoding ras-related protein Rab-8A-like isoform X3, whose translation MAKTYDYLFKLLLIGDSGVGKTCVLFRFSEDAFNATFISTIGIDFKIRTIELDGKKIKLQIWDTAGQERFRTITTAYYRGAMGIMLVYDITNEKSFDNIRNWIRNIEEHASRDVEKMILGNKCDMNDKRQVSKEKGEQLAIEHGIKFMETSAKASINVEEAFFTLARDIKTKMDRKMDANSPQKEGGGRKLTANTDQPKKSWWKCSIL comes from the exons atgGCTAAGACCTACGATTATCTCTTCAAACTGCTACTGATTGGTGACAGCGGTGTTGGGAAAACGTGTGTCCTATTTCGATTCTCAGAAGATGCATTTAATGCCACATTTATATCTACTATCG GTATAGATTTCAAGATTCGCACTATAGAGTTGGATGGTAAAAAAATCAAACTCCAGATATG GGACACCGCCGGCCAGGAGCGGTTCCGGACAATCACCACAGCATACTACAGAGGGGCTATG GGGATCATGCTGGTGTACGATATCACAAACGAGAAGTCCTTCGATAACATCAGGAACTGGATCCGAAATATTGAAGAG CACGCATCTCGGGACGTTGAGAAGATGATTCTTGGTAATAAATGTGACATGAATGACAAACGGCAAGTGAGCAAGGAGAAGGGAGAGCAG CTGGCCATAGAACATGGCATCAAGTTCATGGAGACAAGTGCAAAGGCCAGCATCAACGTAGAAGAGGCATTCTTTACATTGGCCAGAGATATCAAGACTAAGATGGACCGCAAAATG GATGCAAATTCACCACAAAAGGAAGGCGGCGGTAGAAAACTTACAGCCAATACCGATCAACCCAAGAAATCATGGTGGAAGTGTTCTATTCTTTGA
- the LOC127869255 gene encoding ras-related protein Rab-8A-like isoform X2, which translates to MDEDSAVSTVADIEALFKVVMLGDTAVGKTSLIYWICKGTFTHLYICTLGIDFKIRTIELDGKKIKLQIWDTAGQERFRTITTAYYRGAMGIMLVYDITNEKSFDNIRNWIRNIEEHASRDVEKMILGNKCDMNDKRQVSKEKGEQLAIEHGIKFMETSAKASINVEEAFFTLARDIKTKMDRKMDANSPQKEGGGRKLTANTDQPKKSWWKCSIL; encoded by the exons ATGGATGAGGATAGTGCTGTGTCAACGGTTGCAGACATAGAGGCCCTCTTTAAAGTGGTGATGTTGGGAGATACAGCTGTAGGGAAAACGAGCCTGATATATTGGATATGTAAGGGCACGTTTACACATCTGTACATTTGTACACTGG GTATAGATTTCAAGATTCGCACTATAGAGTTGGATGGTAAAAAAATCAAACTCCAGATATG GGACACCGCCGGCCAGGAGCGGTTCCGGACAATCACCACAGCATACTACAGAGGGGCTATG GGGATCATGCTGGTGTACGATATCACAAACGAGAAGTCCTTCGATAACATCAGGAACTGGATCCGAAATATTGAAGAG CACGCATCTCGGGACGTTGAGAAGATGATTCTTGGTAATAAATGTGACATGAATGACAAACGGCAAGTGAGCAAGGAGAAGGGAGAGCAG CTGGCCATAGAACATGGCATCAAGTTCATGGAGACAAGTGCAAAGGCCAGCATCAACGTAGAAGAGGCATTCTTTACATTGGCCAGAGATATCAAGACTAAGATGGACCGCAAAATG GATGCAAATTCACCACAAAAGGAAGGCGGCGGTAGAAAACTTACAGCCAATACCGATCAACCCAAGAAATCATGGTGGAAGTGTTCTATTCTTTGA
- the LOC127869255 gene encoding ras-related protein Rab-8A-like isoform X1 — MEKKKDSALSNEAEIYEEYSTTKPEEINQETEASCKLITLKVLAIGDSAVGKTSLMYRYCDNTFSPVFISTIGIDFKIRTIELDGKKIKLQIWDTAGQERFRTITTAYYRGAMGIMLVYDITNEKSFDNIRNWIRNIEEHASRDVEKMILGNKCDMNDKRQVSKEKGEQLAIEHGIKFMETSAKASINVEEAFFTLARDIKTKMDRKMDANSPQKEGGGRKLTANTDQPKKSWWKCSIL; from the exons ATGGAAAAGAAAAAAGACTCAGCCCTGTCTAATGAAGCAGAAATCTATGAAGAATATTCGACGACAAAGCCTGAAGAGATAAACCAAGAGACAGAAGCGTCCTGTAAATTAATCACTTTGAAGGTCCTTGCTATAGGTGACAGTGCCGTGGGGAAGACCTCCCTCATGTACCGCTACTGTGACAACACCTTTAGCCCCGTATTTATAAGCACCATTG GTATAGATTTCAAGATTCGCACTATAGAGTTGGATGGTAAAAAAATCAAACTCCAGATATG GGACACCGCCGGCCAGGAGCGGTTCCGGACAATCACCACAGCATACTACAGAGGGGCTATG GGGATCATGCTGGTGTACGATATCACAAACGAGAAGTCCTTCGATAACATCAGGAACTGGATCCGAAATATTGAAGAG CACGCATCTCGGGACGTTGAGAAGATGATTCTTGGTAATAAATGTGACATGAATGACAAACGGCAAGTGAGCAAGGAGAAGGGAGAGCAG CTGGCCATAGAACATGGCATCAAGTTCATGGAGACAAGTGCAAAGGCCAGCATCAACGTAGAAGAGGCATTCTTTACATTGGCCAGAGATATCAAGACTAAGATGGACCGCAAAATG GATGCAAATTCACCACAAAAGGAAGGCGGCGGTAGAAAACTTACAGCCAATACCGATCAACCCAAGAAATCATGGTGGAAGTGTTCTATTCTTTGA